Proteins co-encoded in one Conger conger chromosome 4, fConCon1.1, whole genome shotgun sequence genomic window:
- the LOC133127603 gene encoding E-selectin-like isoform X4, with amino-acid sequence MTGYALGWTYHHSNEHMNWVKARKWCQDTYTDLVAIQNWEEMSYLNKTLPQKKDYYWIGIRKINGTWTWVGTNETMEEKDGFWAQQEPNNKQEDEDCVEIYIKRNKDGGNWNDEKCGNLKHPLCFKAQCNATSCSNRGECTETINNYTCKCALGFEGPRCQDAVRCESPTILQHGWVKCHGPHGNHGYRSTCTFRCAKGFSLEGQQESNCTASGEWTGTTPVCKGVDCIDFSEPEDGYVNCSGPSTTFSSTCEFRCSKGFLLLGPNKVTCNAAGIWTGRRPFCASFMYVAAALAGTTILSTSCFICFCLMHCRKRKNTVQTGLPEEDRTQPGDEPEGVPLSLTA; translated from the exons ATGACTGGATATGCACTGGGATGGACCTATCATCACAGTAATGAGCACATGAACTGGGTCAAAGCAAGGAAATGGTGCCAAGATACATACACAGACCTGGTTGCCATTCAGAATTGGGAGGAAATGAGTTACCTAAATAAAACTTTACCCCAAAAAAAAGACTATTACTGGATTGGAATTCGGAAGATAAATGGCACTTGGACTTGGGTTGGAACAAATGAGACGATGGAGGAAAAAGATGGGTTCTGGGCTCAACAGGAACCCAACAATAAGCAAGAGGATGAAGACTGTGTGGAAATATACATCAAAAGAAACAAGGATGGGGGTAACTGGAATGATGAGAAGTGTGGAAATTTAAAACATCCCTTGTGCTTcaaag CTCAGTGCAATGCAACATCATGCAGCAATAGAGGGGAATGCACAGAAACTATTAACAACTACACATGCAAATGTGCCCTAGGGTTCGAAGGACCTCGTTGCCAAGATG CCGTTCGGTGTGAAAGCCCTACAATACTCCAGCACGGATGGGTGAAGTGCCACGGTCCCCACGGAAACCATGGCTACAGGTCAACATGCACGTTTCGGTGTGCCAAGGGCTTCTCTCTGGAGGGTCAGCAGGAAAGCAACTGCACTGCCTCGGGAGAATGGACAGGAACCACACCAGTGTGTAAAG GTGTGGACTGCATAGATTTTTCTGAACCTGAGGATGGATATGTGAACTGCTCTGGACCATCTACCACCTTCAGTTCAACCTGTGAATTCCGCTGTTCTAAGGGCTTTCTTTTACTGGGACCAAACAAGGTTACATGTAATGCCGCAGGCATCTGGACGGgaaggaggccattttgtgcaa GCTTTATGTATGTCGCAGCAGCTCTTGCTGGGACCACCATCCTTTCAACATCCTGTTTCATATGTTTCTGTTTGATGCATTGCAGAAAAA GAAAGAACACTGTACAAACAGG ACTTCCAGAAGAGGACAGAACACAACCTGGCGATGAACCTGAAGGTGTACCTCT GAGTCTCACTGCATGA
- the LOC133127603 gene encoding E-selectin-like isoform X3, giving the protein MRNYKASLRQGSKQVKVKWILIIICDILMTGYALGWTYHHSNEHMNWVKARKWCQDTYTDLVAIQNWEEMSYLNKTLPQKKDYYWIGIRKINGTWTWVGTNETMEEKDGFWAQQEPNNKQEDEDCVEIYIKRNKDGGNWNDEKCGNLKHPLCFKAQCNATSCSNRGECTETINNYTCKCALGFEGPRCQDAVRCESPTILQHGWVKCHGPHGNHGYRSTCTFRCAKGFSLEGQQESNCTASGEWTGTTPVCKGVDCIDFSEPEDGYVNCSGPSTTFSSTCEFRCSKGFLLLGPNKVTCNAAGIWTGRRPFCASFMYVAAALAGTTILSTSCFICFCLMHCRKRKNTVQTGLPEEDRTQPGDEPEGVPL; this is encoded by the exons ATG AGAAACTACAAGGCGTCTCTCAGACAAGGATCTAAGCAAGTGAAAGTGAAATGGATTCTTATTATTATCTGTG ATATTTTGATGACTGGATATGCACTGGGATGGACCTATCATCACAGTAATGAGCACATGAACTGGGTCAAAGCAAGGAAATGGTGCCAAGATACATACACAGACCTGGTTGCCATTCAGAATTGGGAGGAAATGAGTTACCTAAATAAAACTTTACCCCAAAAAAAAGACTATTACTGGATTGGAATTCGGAAGATAAATGGCACTTGGACTTGGGTTGGAACAAATGAGACGATGGAGGAAAAAGATGGGTTCTGGGCTCAACAGGAACCCAACAATAAGCAAGAGGATGAAGACTGTGTGGAAATATACATCAAAAGAAACAAGGATGGGGGTAACTGGAATGATGAGAAGTGTGGAAATTTAAAACATCCCTTGTGCTTcaaag CTCAGTGCAATGCAACATCATGCAGCAATAGAGGGGAATGCACAGAAACTATTAACAACTACACATGCAAATGTGCCCTAGGGTTCGAAGGACCTCGTTGCCAAGATG CCGTTCGGTGTGAAAGCCCTACAATACTCCAGCACGGATGGGTGAAGTGCCACGGTCCCCACGGAAACCATGGCTACAGGTCAACATGCACGTTTCGGTGTGCCAAGGGCTTCTCTCTGGAGGGTCAGCAGGAAAGCAACTGCACTGCCTCGGGAGAATGGACAGGAACCACACCAGTGTGTAAAG GTGTGGACTGCATAGATTTTTCTGAACCTGAGGATGGATATGTGAACTGCTCTGGACCATCTACCACCTTCAGTTCAACCTGTGAATTCCGCTGTTCTAAGGGCTTTCTTTTACTGGGACCAAACAAGGTTACATGTAATGCCGCAGGCATCTGGACGGgaaggaggccattttgtgcaa GCTTTATGTATGTCGCAGCAGCTCTTGCTGGGACCACCATCCTTTCAACATCCTGTTTCATATGTTTCTGTTTGATGCATTGCAGAAAAA GAAAGAACACTGTACAAACAGG ACTTCCAGAAGAGGACAGAACACAACCTGGCGATGAACCTGAAGGTGTACCTCT TTGA
- the LOC133127603 gene encoding E-selectin-like isoform X1, producing MRNYKASLRQGSKQVKVKWILIIICDILMTGYALGWTYHHSNEHMNWVKARKWCQDTYTDLVAIQNWEEMSYLNKTLPQKKDYYWIGIRKINGTWTWVGTNETMEEKDGFWAQQEPNNKQEDEDCVEIYIKRNKDGGNWNDEKCGNLKHPLCFKAQCNATSCSNRGECTETINNYTCKCALGFEGPRCQDAVRCESPTILQHGWVKCHGPHGNHGYRSTCTFRCAKGFSLEGQQESNCTASGEWTGTTPVCKGVDCIDFSEPEDGYVNCSGPSTTFSSTCEFRCSKGFLLLGPNKVTCNAAGIWTGRRPFCASFMYVAAALAGTTILSTSCFICFCLMHCRKRKNTVQTGLPEEDRTQPGDEPEGVPLSLTA from the exons ATG AGAAACTACAAGGCGTCTCTCAGACAAGGATCTAAGCAAGTGAAAGTGAAATGGATTCTTATTATTATCTGTG ATATTTTGATGACTGGATATGCACTGGGATGGACCTATCATCACAGTAATGAGCACATGAACTGGGTCAAAGCAAGGAAATGGTGCCAAGATACATACACAGACCTGGTTGCCATTCAGAATTGGGAGGAAATGAGTTACCTAAATAAAACTTTACCCCAAAAAAAAGACTATTACTGGATTGGAATTCGGAAGATAAATGGCACTTGGACTTGGGTTGGAACAAATGAGACGATGGAGGAAAAAGATGGGTTCTGGGCTCAACAGGAACCCAACAATAAGCAAGAGGATGAAGACTGTGTGGAAATATACATCAAAAGAAACAAGGATGGGGGTAACTGGAATGATGAGAAGTGTGGAAATTTAAAACATCCCTTGTGCTTcaaag CTCAGTGCAATGCAACATCATGCAGCAATAGAGGGGAATGCACAGAAACTATTAACAACTACACATGCAAATGTGCCCTAGGGTTCGAAGGACCTCGTTGCCAAGATG CCGTTCGGTGTGAAAGCCCTACAATACTCCAGCACGGATGGGTGAAGTGCCACGGTCCCCACGGAAACCATGGCTACAGGTCAACATGCACGTTTCGGTGTGCCAAGGGCTTCTCTCTGGAGGGTCAGCAGGAAAGCAACTGCACTGCCTCGGGAGAATGGACAGGAACCACACCAGTGTGTAAAG GTGTGGACTGCATAGATTTTTCTGAACCTGAGGATGGATATGTGAACTGCTCTGGACCATCTACCACCTTCAGTTCAACCTGTGAATTCCGCTGTTCTAAGGGCTTTCTTTTACTGGGACCAAACAAGGTTACATGTAATGCCGCAGGCATCTGGACGGgaaggaggccattttgtgcaa GCTTTATGTATGTCGCAGCAGCTCTTGCTGGGACCACCATCCTTTCAACATCCTGTTTCATATGTTTCTGTTTGATGCATTGCAGAAAAA GAAAGAACACTGTACAAACAGG ACTTCCAGAAGAGGACAGAACACAACCTGGCGATGAACCTGAAGGTGTACCTCT GAGTCTCACTGCATGA
- the LOC133127603 gene encoding E-selectin-like isoform X2, producing MRNYKASLRQGSKQVKVKWILIIICDILMTGYALGWTYHHSNEHMNWVKARKWCQDTYTDLVAIQNWEEMSYLNKTLPQKKDYYWIGIRKINGTWTWVGTNETMEEKDGFWAQQEPNNKQEDEDCVEIYIKRNKDGGNWNDEKCGNLKHPLCFKAQCNATSCSNRGECTETINNYTCKCALGFEGPRCQDAVRCESPTILQHGWVKCHGPHGNHGYRSTCTFRCAKGFSLEGQQESNCTASGEWTGTTPVCKGVDCIDFSEPEDGYVNCSGPSTTFSSTCEFRCSKGFLLLGPNKVTCNAAGIWTGRRPFCASFMYVAAALAGTTILSTSCFICFCLMHCRKRKNTVQTGLPEEDRTQPGDEPEGVPL from the exons ATG AGAAACTACAAGGCGTCTCTCAGACAAGGATCTAAGCAAGTGAAAGTGAAATGGATTCTTATTATTATCTGTG ATATTTTGATGACTGGATATGCACTGGGATGGACCTATCATCACAGTAATGAGCACATGAACTGGGTCAAAGCAAGGAAATGGTGCCAAGATACATACACAGACCTGGTTGCCATTCAGAATTGGGAGGAAATGAGTTACCTAAATAAAACTTTACCCCAAAAAAAAGACTATTACTGGATTGGAATTCGGAAGATAAATGGCACTTGGACTTGGGTTGGAACAAATGAGACGATGGAGGAAAAAGATGGGTTCTGGGCTCAACAGGAACCCAACAATAAGCAAGAGGATGAAGACTGTGTGGAAATATACATCAAAAGAAACAAGGATGGGGGTAACTGGAATGATGAGAAGTGTGGAAATTTAAAACATCCCTTGTGCTTcaaag CTCAGTGCAATGCAACATCATGCAGCAATAGAGGGGAATGCACAGAAACTATTAACAACTACACATGCAAATGTGCCCTAGGGTTCGAAGGACCTCGTTGCCAAGATG CCGTTCGGTGTGAAAGCCCTACAATACTCCAGCACGGATGGGTGAAGTGCCACGGTCCCCACGGAAACCATGGCTACAGGTCAACATGCACGTTTCGGTGTGCCAAGGGCTTCTCTCTGGAGGGTCAGCAGGAAAGCAACTGCACTGCCTCGGGAGAATGGACAGGAACCACACCAGTGTGTAAAG GTGTGGACTGCATAGATTTTTCTGAACCTGAGGATGGATATGTGAACTGCTCTGGACCATCTACCACCTTCAGTTCAACCTGTGAATTCCGCTGTTCTAAGGGCTTTCTTTTACTGGGACCAAACAAGGTTACATGTAATGCCGCAGGCATCTGGACGGgaaggaggccattttgtgcaa GCTTTATGTATGTCGCAGCAGCTCTTGCTGGGACCACCATCCTTTCAACATCCTGTTTCATATGTTTCTGTTTGATGCATTGCAGAAAAA GAAAGAACACTGTACAAACAGG ACTTCCAGAAGAGGACAGAACACAACCTGGCGATGAACCTGAAGGTGTACCTCTGTAA